From one Prochlorococcus marinus XMU1404 genomic stretch:
- a CDS encoding DEAD/DEAH box helicase, whose amino-acid sequence MASKKDSNSIDSEQDKSQNEDSSLIDFKNLENKKEIESQPLEVSKGNDDENGFLDFGFNQSILNSLRNKGYKNPTPIQKAAIPELMLGRDLLGQAQTGTGKTAAFALPLIEKLADNKELNAKVLVMTPTRELATQVAESFKSYSSESSNFKTVAIYGGTDYRNQISALKRKVDVVVGTPGRIMDHIRQGTFKIKEINCLVLDEADEMLNMGFLEDIEWIIDQLPENKQMVLFSATMPSEIRNIAKKYLNNPAEILIKSVKKETQLISQKFLYVQRHHKLDALKRILELNNEGVIIFVRTKLLTTSIAEALENSGHTVAVLNGDIPQNQRENTVDRLKKGFINILVATDVAARGLDVERIKLVVNYDFPFDKETYTHRIGRTGRAGRSGEAILFVNQREKHFLRNLENSTRTKIEEINIPSNKIINEKRMEKLIDNVNESSLAKDENEENKALIIDVLDNLKEKYSMDDSNIAMAAINLVIGNKSFFVNEDDSWINKQNNTDRNRSNRNINNRMRNSNRRNNYQNDSFETYKFNFGKFDGVRVANIISSICNSTNINGRSIGKIQIFNDYSLVDLPRDLHRETKNKLKKIKVRN is encoded by the coding sequence ATGGCTTCAAAAAAAGATAGTAACTCTATTGATAGTGAGCAGGATAAATCACAGAATGAAGATTCTTCCCTAATTGATTTCAAGAACTTAGAGAACAAAAAAGAAATTGAATCTCAACCATTGGAAGTATCGAAAGGAAATGATGATGAGAATGGATTTCTCGATTTTGGGTTTAATCAATCGATCTTAAATTCGTTAAGAAATAAAGGATATAAAAATCCAACTCCCATCCAAAAAGCTGCAATTCCAGAACTAATGTTGGGCAGGGATTTACTAGGCCAAGCACAAACAGGAACAGGAAAGACTGCAGCTTTCGCATTACCATTAATAGAAAAACTTGCAGATAATAAAGAATTAAATGCCAAGGTTTTAGTTATGACTCCTACAAGAGAATTAGCAACTCAAGTGGCAGAATCTTTTAAAAGTTATAGTTCTGAATCTAGTAATTTCAAGACGGTTGCAATATATGGAGGTACCGACTATCGAAACCAAATTTCTGCATTAAAAAGAAAAGTTGACGTAGTAGTTGGGACCCCAGGCCGAATAATGGATCATATAAGGCAGGGTACTTTTAAAATTAAAGAAATAAATTGCCTTGTTTTAGATGAGGCAGATGAAATGTTAAATATGGGTTTTCTTGAAGATATTGAATGGATAATAGATCAACTTCCGGAAAATAAGCAGATGGTATTGTTTTCAGCAACAATGCCTAGTGAGATAAGAAATATAGCAAAAAAATATCTAAATAATCCCGCCGAAATATTAATCAAAAGTGTCAAAAAAGAAACTCAATTAATTTCGCAAAAATTTCTATATGTACAAAGGCATCATAAGTTAGATGCTTTAAAAAGAATATTAGAACTTAATAACGAGGGAGTAATTATTTTTGTGAGAACAAAACTACTTACTACTTCAATAGCTGAAGCTTTAGAGAATTCAGGTCATACTGTCGCAGTACTTAATGGAGATATACCTCAAAATCAAAGAGAAAATACTGTAGATAGATTAAAAAAAGGATTTATTAATATCCTTGTTGCAACTGATGTCGCAGCTAGAGGATTAGATGTTGAGAGGATAAAACTTGTTGTTAATTACGATTTCCCTTTTGACAAGGAAACATATACTCATAGAATTGGAAGAACTGGAAGGGCAGGTAGATCAGGAGAAGCAATTTTATTTGTTAATCAAAGAGAAAAACATTTTCTAAGAAACTTAGAAAACTCAACAAGAACCAAGATTGAAGAAATTAATATACCAAGTAATAAAATAATTAATGAAAAAAGGATGGAGAAACTTATAGATAATGTTAATGAGAGTTCTTTAGCTAAAGATGAAAATGAAGAAAATAAAGCTTTGATTATTGATGTACTAGATAATTTAAAAGAAAAATACTCCATGGATGACTCAAATATTGCAATGGCGGCGATTAATTTAGTAATAGGTAATAAATCATTTTTTGTTAATGAAGATGATTCTTGGATTAATAAACAAAATAATACTGATCGAAATAGATCAAATAGAAATATTAATAATCGTATGAGAAATTCAAATAGAAGAAATAATTATCAAAATGATTCTTTTGAAACCTACAAATTTAACTTTGGTAAATTTGATGGGGTTAGAGTCGCAAATATTATATCCTCAATCTGTAATTCAACTAATATAAATGGTAGATCTATAGGAAAGATACAGATTTTTAATGATTACAGTTTGGTAGATTTACCCAGAGATCTGCATAGAGAAACTAAAAATAAATTAAAAAAAATTAAAGTCAGAAACTAG
- a CDS encoding AAA family ATPase, with translation MTKTTTHIEKFQYDHIFNLILDIFKFNEKKHGNFVKDAIRILLEFEKNGETIIDVDNSLIIFELLEDGWPNKHIDVLKNIGLIGSLNSPFVLVNRKLSLSKWSKKIERVINSFLKKIDTDNLMNSIIYKDDNKIDQIKNIFKYSNLVFLQGGPGTGKTTLIIKLILELLLTDNFLNIGLSAPTGKATARLKEALNDKKNISFSKFLNQIEFQTLHRWILNSQNKSLKLKFKLKELDIFIIDEMSMVNIDLIESVLNLLAKDCKIILVGDKNQLSPVNNCSIWNYLFEYGDNNSIKSCVVNLEKTYRNIGDIALISSLIFNNDFCLLNQKIKELEKDNYSKEITISKSREKDIPKDLFFSISSHLKQLNLSTSNLSKKKYIFDESIDNLLLNEKDLVDKIFLDLQSHLILCEKNSGIWSVEYLNEIVFGQKKPYDLKTLKEGVPIMCTKNNNELGLSNGDIGVLIGLKNNRKYLFRKFNDNNEEIVSLIDPSNLENVVPAIAITIHKSQGSESEKVSILWSQKYKRNQYAVKEKKDNQNIFCRDNFERRLFYTAVTRAKKFLDIYYLN, from the coding sequence ATGACTAAAACTACTACTCATATTGAAAAGTTCCAATATGATCATATATTTAATTTAATCTTAGATATTTTCAAATTTAATGAAAAAAAACATGGAAATTTTGTAAAAGATGCAATAAGAATTTTATTAGAGTTTGAAAAAAATGGTGAAACTATTATTGATGTTGATAATAGTTTAATAATCTTTGAATTATTAGAAGATGGCTGGCCCAATAAACATATAGATGTTCTAAAAAATATAGGTTTGATAGGTTCACTTAATTCTCCATTCGTATTAGTAAATAGAAAACTATCCCTATCAAAATGGTCAAAGAAGATAGAAAGAGTTATTAATTCATTTCTAAAAAAAATTGATACCGATAATTTAATGAACTCGATAATTTATAAAGATGATAATAAAATTGATCAAATTAAAAATATATTTAAATATTCAAATTTAGTTTTTCTTCAAGGAGGACCAGGCACAGGTAAAACCACTTTAATAATAAAGTTAATTCTAGAACTCCTTCTAACTGATAACTTTTTAAATATTGGTTTGTCTGCTCCAACGGGTAAAGCTACTGCTCGTCTAAAAGAAGCACTTAATGATAAGAAAAATATTTCCTTTAGCAAATTTCTAAACCAAATAGAATTTCAAACTTTACATAGATGGATTTTAAATTCTCAAAATAAATCTCTTAAGTTGAAATTTAAACTAAAAGAGCTTGATATTTTCATAATTGATGAAATGTCAATGGTTAATATCGATTTGATTGAATCAGTATTAAATTTGCTAGCAAAGGACTGTAAAATTATTTTAGTTGGAGATAAAAATCAATTATCTCCAGTAAATAACTGTTCTATCTGGAATTATTTGTTTGAATATGGTGATAATAATTCAATTAAATCTTGTGTAGTAAATTTAGAAAAAACTTATAGAAATATTGGAGATATAGCATTAATTAGTAGTTTAATATTTAATAATGATTTTTGTTTACTTAATCAAAAGATAAAAGAATTAGAAAAAGATAATTATTCAAAAGAAATTACTATTTCAAAAAGTAGAGAAAAAGATATTCCAAAAGATCTATTTTTTTCGATTTCAAGTCATCTAAAACAGTTAAATCTTTCAACTTCAAATTTAAGTAAAAAAAAATATATATTTGATGAGAGTATTGATAATTTATTGCTCAATGAAAAAGATTTAGTAGATAAGATATTTCTGGATTTACAAAGTCACTTGATTTTATGCGAAAAAAATTCCGGAATATGGAGTGTTGAGTATTTGAATGAAATTGTTTTTGGTCAAAAAAAACCCTATGACCTTAAAACTCTTAAAGAGGGTGTTCCGATCATGTGTACAAAAAATAATAATGAACTTGGATTGTCAAATGGGGATATCGGAGTACTTATAGGTTTAAAAAATAATAGAAAATATCTTTTTAGAAAATTTAATGATAATAACGAAGAAATTGTCTCATTAATTGATCCATCTAATTTAGAAAATGTTGTCCCAGCAATAGCAATTACTATTCATAAATCTCAAGGAAGTGAATCTGAAAAAGTAAGCATTTTGTGGTCCCAAAAGTATAAAAGAAATCAATATGCTGTAAAAGAAAAAAAAGATAATCAAAATATCTTTTGCAGAGATAATTTTGAAAGAAGGTTATTTTATACTGCTGTTACAAGAGCGAAAAAATTTCTAGATATATATTATTTAAATTAA
- a CDS encoding UvrD-helicase domain-containing protein, which translates to MDINQIKLDNKFKLVEASAGTGKSFTLAHIVLRNVLEKKVKPDEILLLSFTKNTCSELRDKILSRFQNLKFYLQNHNQSKVDNTLKDWYLNFKDKGKSKEKIISEIDNFINEFYKLKVTTFHAFCNNIIDEYSIEIGVTQDPYIENNIDNLYKDVIDDLWIDDFLNLNHELISAVNKKKISSRFGSRINKSFFVEILKNIDQENICKFQINNKYKIIDLNNYFNEFFYLNWNEFCVEWNKKGKELFLQLIELGKLIKESGGKSQIYAAKPRNDKFNQIICWIEEINKSLNSKNVIDFIYDISKDDLLSKYFYNENISKEINKHNLKLDFTKFNELQDKIYKIKEGFYTEFVRIFTQLAYIKLIELKKSFSIFNFNDLIKTVENTFLDSEISNSNTLSSIQNRFKCVLVDEFQDTDITQWNLIQKFFNTKNHFLLCVGDPKQAIYKFRGGDIETYLDARSNAIEVFSLTDNYRSSKKLLDVLNKLYKNGIKQSKLNYRKLTSRINETFNSEFKFKDVFEIVEFSKKETDIEDLVTHYIVNFILNNKEIDINKIAILTLNNSQCLDLKKKLNHFNLPCKIQNKQNIFDTEASSLVFLFIECLLNPRSFKNITLLATSKFIEIKLEDLLDDGISNNLEILINKCITWSKELREKGFLNIVNEILINYKSSSIIQDSDLNSNLFQLSEIVEKELMNNDFNLNIVFNWYKNQLDHILRISTGEDFLAKDYNPQNGINLSTIHSSKGLEFEIVLCPYLSIISNKSNNIKGPLWKSTIDRNIYINISNNYSKVEKFKLTEEEDLFKESERLIYVALTRSKYKLIVFNDLEDRNNILNNDLLSNLENINIYKSTFEVRIEKEKIKEIFSKFQTNRLNNNLWKIDHVNKKISNEFNSDQFISYSSYSSWIRKDKNIDAVINQYQDYEDNISIIKESIIRKSKNYPNYFSYPNPLSEFPKGTIAGTCLHKIIERFEFRNDNNQELIDLIIEELNFHQIDTSLAFKVKDAIIRIINISLGSELQNKKLVDIPNEYLIKELKYDLTLSYEGKNINANDISKCFFLDQEYEFGEEYANKINDLQIMNKGFHSGCIDCVFPVGNKLEDSKWWVIDWKSNLISGSDNSDCLPINYNYENMRNEMIKHHYPLQSHLYLLALHRLLKWRLKNYQPHKHLGGYIYLFLKGLPDFELFENSKSKDISPGIFIGKAPLKRINYLDNLF; encoded by the coding sequence ATGGATATTAATCAAATTAAATTAGATAATAAGTTTAAATTAGTAGAAGCAAGTGCAGGAACTGGTAAAAGTTTTACTTTAGCTCACATAGTTCTAAGAAATGTTTTGGAGAAAAAAGTCAAACCAGATGAGATACTCTTGCTAAGTTTTACAAAAAACACTTGTTCTGAATTACGAGATAAAATACTTTCGAGATTTCAGAATTTAAAATTTTATTTGCAAAATCATAATCAAAGTAAGGTAGATAATACTCTTAAGGATTGGTATCTAAATTTTAAGGATAAAGGCAAATCTAAGGAAAAAATAATTTCCGAAATTGATAATTTTATAAATGAATTCTATAAGTTAAAAGTAACTACATTCCATGCTTTTTGTAATAATATTATTGATGAATATAGTATTGAAATAGGTGTAACTCAAGATCCATATATTGAGAATAATATTGATAATTTGTATAAAGATGTAATAGATGATTTGTGGATTGATGATTTTCTGAATCTTAATCATGAGCTTATTTCAGCAGTCAACAAAAAAAAAATAAGTTCTAGATTTGGAAGTAGGATCAATAAGTCATTTTTTGTAGAAATTTTAAAAAATATAGATCAAGAAAATATCTGTAAATTTCAAATAAATAACAAATATAAGATTATTGATTTAAATAATTATTTTAATGAATTTTTTTATTTAAATTGGAACGAATTTTGTGTTGAATGGAATAAGAAAGGAAAGGAATTATTTTTACAACTCATAGAGTTGGGAAAATTAATTAAGGAGAGTGGTGGAAAAAGTCAAATATATGCAGCAAAGCCAAGAAATGATAAGTTTAATCAAATAATTTGTTGGATTGAAGAGATTAACAAAAGTCTTAATTCTAAAAATGTGATTGATTTTATATATGATATTTCTAAAGATGATCTTTTATCTAAATATTTTTACAATGAAAATATATCTAAAGAAATTAATAAACATAATCTGAAATTAGATTTTACTAAATTTAATGAATTACAGGACAAAATTTATAAAATAAAAGAGGGTTTCTATACTGAATTTGTAAGAATATTTACCCAATTAGCTTATATAAAATTAATTGAATTAAAGAAAAGTTTTTCTATTTTCAACTTTAATGATCTTATAAAGACTGTAGAAAATACATTTCTAGATTCAGAAATTAGTAATAGTAATACTCTATCTAGTATTCAAAATAGATTTAAATGTGTCTTAGTAGATGAGTTTCAAGATACAGATATTACTCAGTGGAATTTAATACAAAAGTTCTTTAATACAAAAAATCATTTTTTACTTTGCGTAGGTGATCCAAAACAAGCGATCTACAAATTTAGAGGTGGAGATATTGAAACTTACTTAGATGCAAGATCTAATGCAATCGAAGTTTTTAGTCTTACAGATAACTATAGATCCTCAAAAAAGTTACTCGATGTTCTTAATAAACTTTATAAGAATGGAATTAAACAATCAAAACTAAACTATAGGAAATTAACCTCTAGAATTAATGAAACTTTTAATTCTGAATTTAAGTTTAAAGATGTGTTTGAAATTGTAGAATTTTCAAAAAAAGAGACTGATATAGAGGATCTTGTAACTCATTACATAGTTAACTTTATTTTAAATAATAAAGAAATTGATATTAATAAAATTGCGATTCTTACATTAAACAATTCGCAATGCTTAGATTTAAAAAAAAAATTAAATCACTTTAACCTCCCATGCAAAATTCAAAATAAACAAAATATTTTTGATACGGAAGCAAGTTCTCTAGTATTTTTATTCATTGAATGTTTATTAAATCCGAGGTCTTTTAAAAATATAACTTTGCTTGCCACTTCAAAGTTTATAGAAATAAAATTAGAAGATTTACTTGATGATGGAATTAGTAATAATTTAGAAATCTTAATTAATAAATGCATTACTTGGTCCAAAGAACTAAGAGAAAAAGGTTTTTTAAACATTGTTAATGAAATCCTTATAAATTACAAGTCATCCTCGATTATTCAAGATTCAGATTTAAATTCAAATTTATTTCAACTTTCAGAAATTGTTGAAAAAGAATTAATGAATAATGATTTTAATCTCAATATAGTCTTCAACTGGTATAAAAATCAGTTAGATCATATTTTAAGAATTTCTACTGGAGAAGATTTTTTGGCGAAAGATTATAATCCTCAAAATGGAATAAATCTTTCTACCATTCATAGTAGTAAGGGCCTCGAATTTGAAATTGTCCTATGTCCTTATCTCTCAATTATCTCAAATAAGTCAAATAATATTAAAGGACCTCTTTGGAAATCAACTATTGATAGAAACATATACATAAATATTTCTAATAATTACTCGAAGGTTGAAAAATTTAAATTAACAGAAGAAGAAGATTTATTTAAAGAGAGTGAGAGATTAATTTATGTAGCACTTACAAGGAGCAAATATAAACTTATTGTTTTTAATGATCTAGAAGATAGAAATAATATTTTAAATAATGATTTACTTAGTAATTTGGAAAATATCAATATATATAAGTCTACTTTTGAAGTCAGGATAGAAAAAGAGAAAATAAAAGAAATTTTTTCTAAGTTCCAAACAAACCGATTGAATAATAATCTTTGGAAAATCGATCATGTTAATAAAAAAATATCTAATGAATTTAATTCTGATCAATTTATTTCTTATTCAAGTTATTCTTCTTGGATACGTAAAGATAAAAATATTGATGCAGTCATTAATCAATATCAGGATTATGAAGATAATATATCAATTATCAAAGAGTCTATCATTAGGAAATCAAAGAATTATCCTAATTATTTTTCTTATCCTAATCCCTTAAGTGAATTCCCAAAAGGAACTATTGCTGGGACTTGCCTTCACAAAATAATAGAAAGATTTGAATTTAGAAACGATAATAATCAAGAATTAATTGATTTAATTATTGAGGAATTGAACTTTCATCAAATCGATACTTCTTTGGCTTTTAAAGTAAAAGATGCGATTATAAGAATTATAAATATATCTTTAGGAAGCGAATTACAAAATAAGAAACTAGTTGATATCCCAAATGAATACTTAATTAAGGAACTTAAATATGATTTAACCCTTTCTTATGAAGGTAAAAATATTAATGCTAATGATATATCAAAATGCTTTTTTTTAGATCAGGAATATGAATTTGGTGAAGAATATGCAAACAAAATAAATGATCTTCAAATTATGAATAAAGGCTTTCATTCAGGATGTATTGATTGTGTTTTCCCTGTAGGTAATAAATTAGAAGATAGTAAATGGTGGGTAATTGATTGGAAAAGTAATTTGATTTCTGGTAGTGATAATAGTGATTGTTTACCAATAAACTATAACTATGAAAATATGAGAAATGAAATGATTAAACATCATTATCCATTGCAATCTCATCTATATTTATTAGCATTGCATAGATTATTAAAGTGGCGACTTAAAAATTATCAACCACATAAACATCTAGGAGGATATATTTATTTGTTTTTAAAGGGATTGCCAGATTTTGAATTATTTGAAAATTCTAAGTCGAAAGATATATCTCCAGGTATTTTTATTGGCAAAGCACCTTTAAAAAGAATTAATTATTTAGATAACCTTTTTTAG
- a CDS encoding methyltransferase family protein — translation MSKFQLKNFFKAAYDLMLVFLQFFIISLHFFKWGFLPQKQIIQASLFSYLMGILIIIIAFIIMLVSIKDLGRNLSPFPRPINNSNLVTTGIYRFTRHPMYYSLIFISIGVFIIKLSIYYLILTISLALLIKFKIALEEKYLVNKFKNYLIYKNEVKV, via the coding sequence ATGTCTAAATTTCAGTTGAAAAATTTTTTTAAAGCTGCTTATGATCTAATGCTTGTTTTTTTACAGTTCTTTATTATTAGTCTCCATTTTTTTAAATGGGGATTTCTTCCTCAAAAACAAATAATTCAAGCAAGTCTTTTTTCTTATCTCATGGGTATTTTAATTATCATAATCGCTTTCATAATAATGTTAGTTTCAATTAAAGACTTAGGTAGAAATTTATCCCCTTTCCCAAGACCTATTAACAATAGCAATCTTGTTACTACAGGTATTTATCGATTTACTCGTCATCCTATGTACTATTCTTTAATATTTATTTCCATTGGAGTTTTTATAATTAAATTATCTATTTATTATCTAATTTTGACAATAAGTCTAGCTTTATTAATTAAATTTAAGATTGCCTTGGAAGAGAAATATTTAGTGAATAAATTTAAGAATTACTTAATATATAAAAATGAGGTCAAAGTTTAA
- a CDS encoding exodeoxyribonuclease V subunit gamma — MLNLYKTNKIEVISELLAEELKVCPPFITERLEIAVPNYLLGMWLREQITIKNKISALYELKTISSYTDALLTNFFPQNDTGLWNFESIKWSIIDSLEELNSFKESLPLRIWIDKYLDNKKTIDGDIYNLTKKITNNFIDYLIFRPEMIDQWNKYEINSPSLFKNLNSDQFWQPILYKLLEKKISEKPSCLYMIEVIKNLRKIKNFPLKVPNQIYIFSDNNLSKLHINFYSELSKFTNVNLYLLSAGEDLWNRINCLEGELEFDNLKSRNNLNNTNIEKIFGKFGANFQKLIDENIDTEGINLKNNLIYIDPTTNFSEKKYIPLLNQIQKRLIDNNNNDFIVDKTDDSILLYEHSNQNSQFEYLRNKIIEIINSCENIKYSDIAVLSPQTNLIKPYLRYIFNNELINGEKIPYFFIDEDNHDSSGIYEFLIDITELASEKITLEKIDYILSKKVTQNIFDFNITEKDEIIFLLTKAGFHWGLDDNEKFGEEKNTLDWCINRITLGLIYDKEVNLSNLNLKPFSYKNISLDLNKWVKILLHLKKYINLLRGSFSYLSWVEKIKFILKNIADSNYNLNLEISEINRILDNHAITLIPDDLILLKVFREILISCINKAKYQSKSRLNKILVSDIENSRHIPHKVIFLIDMNSDYYPKLPKNENINLLNNKYNLGDPSVFEREKYAFLELLIACREKFIVTWVKNDKDNKKLDVSFPIKELISFFDSFLNQCHRELIIKDSDLNKNEIIDLDKSKIIKSNYSLIEDINWNEKKSDIKNYKLSELIYWFKTPQKYWLNKNNISPKEIFIHHPDEEYVSNLEKSQLITKIIQQIEIDNHNIIDQLNELNIKDQLAENRIIMPKNSIFTKEKEIKELLSSLSASLSQHNNINKIYVKSKANKEEYLIADDTVIELINAKLSLSRLTEAWIKLLFISSLKKNIKRTKVIFRTENNYKSQIIQSPGAKESNLILEEYINIFKNYSEKCLPLPPESTYKYIEAKIKSKNENKAFKDKWIGIKNFSKGERDNIEMKMCFGNEKEADFFLGNNNFDQLSYRLYGPLIEALTK; from the coding sequence TTGCTCAATCTTTATAAGACAAACAAAATTGAAGTTATTAGTGAGCTTTTAGCAGAGGAACTTAAAGTCTGTCCTCCTTTTATAACTGAGAGATTAGAAATAGCTGTTCCCAATTATTTATTGGGGATGTGGTTACGTGAACAAATAACTATAAAAAATAAAATAAGCGCTCTTTATGAATTAAAGACAATATCAAGTTATACCGATGCATTATTAACAAATTTTTTTCCACAGAATGATACGGGCTTATGGAATTTTGAGTCAATTAAATGGAGCATTATTGATTCCTTGGAAGAATTAAATAGCTTTAAAGAATCACTTCCTCTTAGAATTTGGATTGATAAATATTTGGATAATAAAAAGACAATTGATGGAGATATATATAATCTGACAAAAAAGATTACGAATAATTTTATTGATTATCTAATTTTTAGACCTGAAATGATTGATCAATGGAATAAATATGAAATTAATTCACCTAGTCTATTTAAGAATTTAAATTCAGATCAATTTTGGCAACCTATTTTATATAAATTATTAGAGAAAAAGATATCAGAAAAACCTTCATGTCTATACATGATTGAAGTGATAAAGAATTTAAGAAAAATTAAAAACTTTCCACTTAAAGTGCCAAATCAAATTTATATTTTTTCCGATAATAACTTATCTAAACTACATATTAACTTTTATTCAGAACTTTCAAAATTTACTAATGTAAATTTATATTTATTATCTGCTGGGGAAGATTTATGGAATAGAATAAATTGTCTTGAGGGGGAGCTGGAATTTGATAATTTAAAAAGCAGAAATAATTTAAATAATACAAATATTGAAAAAATATTTGGTAAATTTGGAGCCAACTTTCAAAAATTAATTGATGAAAATATTGATACGGAAGGTATAAATTTAAAAAATAATCTAATTTATATTGATCCAACAACTAATTTCTCTGAGAAGAAATATATTCCTCTTCTTAATCAAATTCAAAAAAGACTAATTGATAATAATAACAATGATTTTATAGTAGATAAAACCGATGATTCAATATTACTTTATGAGCATTCTAATCAGAATAGTCAATTTGAATATTTAAGAAATAAAATTATAGAAATAATAAATTCTTGTGAGAATATTAAATATAGTGATATTGCTGTTTTATCTCCACAAACTAATCTAATTAAACCTTATCTAAGGTACATCTTTAATAATGAGTTAATTAATGGTGAAAAGATACCTTATTTTTTTATTGATGAGGATAATCATGACTCTTCAGGCATTTATGAATTTCTAATTGACATCACTGAATTAGCAAGTGAAAAAATTACACTTGAAAAAATAGATTATATTCTTTCGAAAAAAGTAACTCAAAACATTTTTGATTTTAATATTACTGAGAAGGATGAAATTATTTTCTTACTTACCAAAGCCGGTTTTCATTGGGGATTAGATGATAATGAAAAATTTGGTGAAGAGAAAAATACCCTAGATTGGTGCATAAATAGAATTACTTTAGGCTTAATTTATGACAAAGAAGTCAATTTAAGTAATCTTAATTTGAAACCATTTAGCTATAAAAATATAAGTTTGGATTTGAATAAATGGGTTAAAATATTACTTCATTTAAAAAAATATATTAATTTACTAAGGGGGTCCTTTTCCTATTTAAGTTGGGTTGAAAAGATAAAGTTTATATTAAAAAATATTGCTGATTCAAATTATAATTTGAATTTAGAAATTAGTGAAATAAATAGAATTCTTGATAATCACGCAATAACTTTAATACCCGATGATCTTATATTGTTAAAAGTTTTTAGAGAAATATTAATTTCTTGCATAAATAAAGCTAAATATCAAAGCAAATCACGGCTCAACAAGATCCTAGTAAGTGATATTGAGAATTCAAGGCATATTCCACATAAGGTTATCTTCCTAATAGACATGAATAGTGATTATTATCCAAAATTACCAAAGAATGAAAATATTAATTTATTAAATAATAAATATAACCTTGGAGATCCATCTGTTTTTGAAAGAGAGAAATATGCATTTCTAGAGTTATTAATTGCCTGTAGAGAAAAATTTATAGTTACTTGGGTAAAAAATGATAAAGACAATAAAAAATTAGATGTTTCTTTTCCTATAAAAGAGTTAATTTCTTTTTTTGATAGTTTTTTAAACCAATGCCATAGAGAACTAATAATTAAAGATTCTGATTTAAATAAAAATGAAATAATTGATCTTGATAAATCAAAGATTATTAAAAGTAATTATTCTTTAATAGAAGATATAAATTGGAATGAAAAAAAATCTGATATTAAAAATTACAAATTATCAGAATTGATTTATTGGTTCAAGACTCCACAAAAATATTGGCTTAATAAAAACAATATTTCTCCCAAGGAAATATTTATTCATCATCCAGACGAGGAGTATGTAAGCAATCTGGAAAAGTCGCAACTAATTACAAAAATAATCCAACAAATAGAGATTGATAATCATAATATTATTGATCAATTAAATGAATTAAATATTAAAGATCAATTGGCTGAAAATCGTATTATTATGCCCAAAAATAGTATTTTTACAAAAGAAAAAGAAATCAAAGAATTATTAAGCAGTCTATCTGCAAGTTTGAGTCAACATAATAATATTAATAAAATCTATGTTAAATCAAAAGCGAATAAAGAAGAATATTTAATCGCTGATGACACCGTAATTGAATTAATTAATGCGAAATTAAGTTTAAGTCGTTTGACTGAGGCTTGGATAAAATTACTCTTTATTTCTTCTTTAAAGAAGAATATAAAAAGGACTAAAGTAATTTTTAGAACAGAAAATAATTATAAATCGCAAATTATTCAATCACCAGGAGCTAAAGAATCAAATCTAATTTTGGAGGAATACATAAATATTTTTAAAAATTATTCTGAAAAATGTTTACCTCTCCCACCAGAAAGCACTTATAAATATATAGAAGCAAAAATAAAATCAAAAAATGAAAATAAAGCTTTTAAAGATAAATGGATTGGAATTAAAAATTTTTCTAAAGGAGAAAGAGATAATATCGAAATGAAAATGTGTTTTGGTAATGAAAAAGAAGCAGATTTCTTTCTTGGAAATAATAATTTTGATCAATTATCATACAGATTATATGGTCCTCTAATTGAAGCATTAACGAAATAA
- a CDS encoding MgPME-cyclase complex family protein: MTTYFFVAASEKFLTVEEPLEEILKERERNYKENKKEIDFWLLKNPSFLQTTQFIDLKSKIPSPPAAVLSKDKKFITFLKLRLEFVAVGEFECPSAEITDPYKVE; encoded by the coding sequence ATGACAACATATTTTTTCGTCGCGGCAAGTGAAAAGTTTTTAACTGTTGAAGAACCACTTGAAGAGATTTTGAAAGAGAGGGAGAGAAACTATAAAGAAAACAAAAAAGAAATAGATTTTTGGCTTTTAAAAAATCCATCTTTTTTGCAAACAACTCAATTTATTGATCTGAAGTCAAAAATCCCATCACCTCCAGCTGCTGTTTTGTCGAAGGATAAAAAATTTATAACTTTCTTGAAGCTTCGTTTAGAGTTTGTTGCTGTGGGTGAATTCGAATGTCCTAGTGCAGAAATAACTGATCCATATAAAGTTGAGTAA